Proteins encoded within one genomic window of Alteribacter populi:
- the queA gene encoding tRNA preQ1(34) S-adenosylmethionine ribosyltransferase-isomerase QueA, with product MDVSQFDFELPDELIAQTPLLEREKSRLLVLDRNNGSVEHRNFSDIISFLKAGDALVINDTKVIPARLFGIKAETGAKIEVLLLKENGDHVWEALVKPAKRVKVGTTVSFGGGKLTGTCVNELADGRREIRFSFDGIFHEVLDELGQMPLPPYIQTQLEERERYQTVYAKHRGSAAAPTAGLHFTKELLQTAEEKGISIVNVTLHVGLGTFRPVSVDDVKSHKMHSEFYQMDEEAAYTLEKVKGEGGRIVAVGTTSARTLETIAKQNNGKLVASSGWTDIFIYPGYEFQAIDGLLTNFHLPKSTLVMLVSAFAGRENVMKAYGEAVENRYRFFSFGDAMLLI from the coding sequence ATGGATGTTTCACAATTTGATTTTGAACTTCCGGATGAATTGATCGCCCAAACCCCGTTATTAGAGCGGGAGAAGTCCAGGTTACTTGTTCTTGATCGGAATAACGGAAGTGTGGAGCACCGGAATTTCTCCGATATAATAAGTTTTTTAAAGGCTGGCGATGCTTTAGTCATTAATGACACGAAAGTAATTCCTGCCCGGCTTTTTGGAATAAAAGCAGAAACAGGAGCTAAAATTGAGGTGCTTCTTTTAAAAGAAAATGGCGATCACGTTTGGGAGGCTCTAGTGAAACCTGCTAAAAGAGTGAAGGTTGGTACTACCGTCTCATTTGGAGGTGGAAAGCTGACTGGTACTTGTGTCAATGAACTGGCTGACGGCCGAAGGGAAATCCGATTCTCTTTTGACGGCATATTTCATGAAGTATTAGATGAGCTTGGGCAAATGCCGTTGCCTCCATACATTCAAACACAACTTGAAGAACGAGAGCGTTATCAAACGGTTTATGCAAAGCATCGCGGATCTGCCGCAGCGCCAACAGCCGGGCTTCATTTTACTAAAGAGCTGTTACAAACTGCGGAGGAAAAAGGGATATCCATTGTCAATGTCACGCTACATGTAGGACTTGGCACGTTTCGTCCTGTATCAGTAGATGATGTAAAATCACACAAAATGCACTCGGAATTCTATCAAATGGATGAGGAAGCTGCATACACGCTTGAAAAAGTAAAAGGTGAAGGTGGACGCATTGTTGCTGTAGGAACTACATCCGCCCGTACATTAGAAACAATTGCTAAGCAAAATAATGGGAAGCTGGTTGCCTCTTCTGGATGGACAGACATTTTTATCTATCCAGGCTACGAATTTCAAGCAATAGATGGCCTTCTTACTAATTTTCATTTGCCCAAATCAACATTGGTCATGTTAGTTAGTGCTTTTGCCGGGAGAGAGAATGTCATGAAAGCATACGGTGAGGCTGTTGAAAATAGGTATCGCTTTTTTAGCTTCGGTGATGCGATGCTTTTGATATAA
- the yajC gene encoding preprotein translocase subunit YajC yields the protein MDGGILGALLPLLLMFAIFYFLLIRPQQKRQKKVQQMHAALEKGDKIITIGGMHGTIDAIDDDRVIIAVDNGSKLTFDRQAIRDVTNRD from the coding sequence ATGGATGGTGGAATTTTAGGTGCGTTATTACCTTTATTACTTATGTTCGCGATCTTCTATTTTCTTTTGATCCGTCCTCAGCAAAAACGTCAAAAGAAAGTTCAGCAAATGCACGCTGCGCTTGAAAAGGGTGATAAAATCATCACAATTGGCGGCATGCATGGGACAATCGATGCTATCGATGATGACCGTGTTATCATTGCTGTGGACAATGGTAGTAAGCTAACATTTGATCGTCAAGCAATTCGTGATGTTACCAATCGTGACTAA
- the ruvA gene encoding Holliday junction branch migration protein RuvA — protein sequence MIEFVTGKLSYIDTEYIVIDVNGVGYLVFCANPFSFQQNEGKQLKIYTYQHVREDALRLYGFHNREERRLFEKLLQVSGIGPKGALAILASGAPERVVQAIEEEDERFLVKFPGVGKKTARQIILDLKGKLPEWMPSLLDQDGQPIDSGIQNNGSSHQELDEAVEALKALGYLDREINRALPALKEKQLTTDGYIKEALRLMLQV from the coding sequence GTGATTGAATTTGTTACTGGAAAATTGAGTTATATAGATACAGAATATATTGTTATTGATGTGAATGGAGTAGGATACTTAGTTTTTTGCGCGAATCCATTCAGCTTTCAACAGAATGAAGGGAAACAGCTTAAAATATATACATATCAACACGTAAGAGAAGACGCACTCCGGTTGTACGGCTTTCATAATCGCGAAGAAAGACGCCTTTTTGAGAAACTTCTTCAGGTGTCAGGAATTGGCCCTAAAGGAGCGTTAGCTATTTTGGCATCAGGAGCTCCGGAGCGAGTGGTTCAAGCCATAGAAGAAGAAGACGAACGTTTCCTTGTCAAGTTCCCTGGCGTTGGCAAAAAAACGGCACGCCAGATTATTTTAGATTTAAAGGGGAAGCTTCCTGAATGGATGCCTTCTTTGCTAGATCAAGACGGACAGCCTATAGATTCGGGGATACAAAACAATGGAAGCAGCCACCAGGAGTTAGATGAAGCGGTTGAAGCATTAAAGGCACTCGGGTATTTAGACCGTGAGATTAACCGGGCATTGCCAGCATTAAAGGAAAAGCAATTAACTACAGATGGCTATATAAAAGAAGCGTTAAGATTAATGCTTCAAGTGTAA
- a CDS encoding TIGR04086 family membrane protein, with protein sequence MAQRQLFSSALYGILAILILVLAASFGVSTTLRFSSMDESSVAWFLILFSFIAMFIGGFISGGKAKRKGWLAGAVTAILYTLIIFLVQFLGYNQMFDLQQVMMHAGFTGAAVLGGILGVNLTGGETRES encoded by the coding sequence ATGGCACAGCGTCAATTATTTTCGAGTGCTCTTTACGGAATATTAGCTATTTTAATTTTAGTCTTGGCAGCTAGCTTTGGTGTATCAACAACTCTAAGGTTTAGCTCAATGGACGAAAGTTCCGTTGCCTGGTTCCTGATTTTGTTTTCGTTCATCGCCATGTTTATTGGAGGTTTTATTTCTGGGGGAAAAGCAAAACGAAAAGGATGGCTCGCAGGCGCCGTAACAGCTATCCTTTATACCTTAATCATTTTTTTAGTGCAATTTCTCGGTTACAACCAAATGTTTGATCTGCAACAAGTTATGATGCACGCTGGCTTTACAGGAGCAGCTGTATTAGGAGGGATTCTCGGAGTTAACCTGACCGGAGGGGAAACGCGAGAATCTTAA
- a CDS encoding YebC/PmpR family DNA-binding transcriptional regulator → MAGHSKWSNIKHRKGRQDAKKGKMFTSISKEIFAAVRSGGDDPASNTKLRLAMNKAKAANMPNDNVERTIKKATGNLDGVTYENITYEGYGPNGVAIFVEALTDNKNRTAAEMRLAFNKNGGNLGETGCVAFMFQRSGYLVVEFEANETDEESLMLAAIESGADDVMSEDEGLEIITEAETFESVRDSLEKEGVTFTEAEVTMLPNVKTKLPVNESEEILRLIDVLEDNDDVQEVYHNLEIIDE, encoded by the coding sequence ATGGCAGGTCATTCAAAGTGGTCAAACATTAAACATCGAAAAGGAAGACAAGATGCTAAAAAAGGAAAAATGTTTACAAGTATCTCTAAAGAAATTTTTGCTGCCGTACGAAGTGGGGGAGATGATCCGGCTTCAAACACTAAGTTGCGACTGGCAATGAATAAAGCTAAAGCTGCGAACATGCCAAACGATAATGTGGAACGAACGATTAAAAAAGCAACTGGAAACCTTGATGGTGTCACGTATGAAAATATTACATATGAGGGATACGGGCCTAATGGTGTGGCGATTTTTGTAGAGGCTTTAACTGATAATAAAAACCGTACAGCTGCTGAGATGAGGCTGGCATTTAATAAAAACGGTGGAAACCTTGGTGAAACTGGATGTGTGGCCTTTATGTTCCAGCGATCTGGTTATTTGGTTGTAGAATTTGAAGCGAACGAAACAGATGAAGAATCGTTGATGCTTGCTGCCATTGAATCAGGAGCGGACGATGTTATGTCTGAGGACGAGGGGCTGGAAATTATTACAGAAGCGGAGACGTTTGAATCAGTTCGTGATTCGTTGGAAAAAGAAGGAGTGACCTTTACAGAAGCGGAAGTTACCATGCTTCCAAATGTAAAGACAAAGCTACCTGTAAATGAAAGCGAAGAAATTCTTCGATTAATTGATGTACTAGAAGATAATGATGATGTGCAAGAAGTGTATCATAATTTAGAAATTATAGATGAATAA
- a CDS encoding BofC C-terminal domain-containing protein, which translates to MLTTFSLKDLNHQFFRMFLVLALFFVCFVSANEVLQPVIYAEDDDAFEVTGPLTVEVVLQRVYLDGEMSEEVIEEEILSMEDFWSFYDDWQLLTHTQDQVVFQQEVNDISPLLKVNGYFGLSEEGTLNIYNGKPEQDDVIQSFFQINTDRLKSKVHSDLKSGIPVSSKDHYLEVLQMYEKYSVTDM; encoded by the coding sequence ATGCTTACCACTTTCTCTTTGAAAGACTTAAATCACCAGTTCTTCAGGATGTTTTTGGTCTTAGCCCTCTTTTTTGTTTGTTTCGTTTCGGCTAACGAAGTTCTACAACCTGTCATTTATGCAGAGGATGATGATGCCTTCGAAGTTACAGGACCGTTAACGGTTGAAGTTGTTCTCCAACGTGTATATCTTGATGGGGAAATGAGTGAAGAGGTTATCGAGGAAGAGATTTTATCGATGGAAGATTTCTGGTCATTTTATGACGACTGGCAGTTATTAACTCACACTCAGGACCAAGTCGTCTTTCAGCAGGAAGTCAATGATATTTCCCCTTTACTTAAGGTGAACGGTTACTTCGGTCTATCAGAAGAAGGAACCTTAAATATTTATAATGGAAAACCGGAACAAGATGATGTTATTCAATCGTTTTTCCAAATTAATACAGACAGGTTAAAAAGTAAGGTGCATTCAGACTTAAAGAGTGGAATTCCTGTTTCCTCTAAGGATCATTATTTGGAAGTGTTGCAAATGTACGAAAAATATTCTGTAACTGATATGTAG
- the ruvB gene encoding Holliday junction branch migration DNA helicase RuvB produces MEEERIVSGETQREEEKWAELSLRPQRLSQYIGQQTVKDNLTVFIEAAKMREECLDHVLLYGPPGLGKTTLAMIISNEMNVNLRTTAGPAIERPGDLAAILTALEPGDVLFIDEIHRLNRAVEEVLYPAMEDFCLDIVIGKGPSARSVRLDLPPFTLVGATTRAGMLSAPLRDRFGVVSRLEFYTQEDLTEIVSRTADVMEVNIDKKASQEIARRSRGTPRIANRLLRRVRDFAQVRGNGEVTFQLASEALVLLQVDKEGLDHIDHKLLIGLIEKFRGGPVGLDTIAATIGEESHTIEDVYEPYLLQIGFLQRTPRGRMVTNRVYNHFNLEVPDY; encoded by the coding sequence ATGGAAGAAGAACGGATTGTAAGCGGCGAGACTCAAAGGGAAGAAGAAAAGTGGGCGGAACTATCTCTTCGACCCCAACGTCTTTCTCAGTATATAGGTCAACAAACGGTAAAGGATAACTTAACTGTTTTTATAGAAGCCGCAAAGATGCGAGAAGAGTGTCTCGATCATGTGCTTTTGTATGGGCCGCCGGGATTGGGAAAAACAACTCTTGCGATGATTATTTCCAATGAGATGAATGTGAACTTGCGAACAACAGCAGGGCCTGCAATTGAGAGGCCAGGGGACTTGGCTGCAATTTTAACAGCACTGGAACCCGGTGATGTCTTATTTATCGATGAAATTCACAGGCTTAATCGAGCGGTTGAAGAAGTACTTTATCCAGCTATGGAAGATTTTTGCTTAGATATCGTAATCGGGAAAGGTCCGTCTGCTCGTTCAGTTCGTCTCGATTTACCACCTTTTACACTGGTAGGGGCAACGACACGTGCAGGAATGCTTTCTGCACCTTTACGAGATCGTTTTGGTGTGGTAAGTCGTCTGGAGTTTTATACTCAAGAAGATTTGACGGAAATTGTATCGCGTACAGCCGATGTCATGGAAGTTAATATTGACAAGAAGGCGAGCCAGGAAATCGCCAGGAGATCAAGGGGGACACCTAGAATTGCAAACCGATTGCTACGCCGGGTCCGAGACTTTGCTCAAGTACGGGGCAACGGCGAGGTGACATTTCAACTGGCCAGTGAAGCATTAGTGCTTTTACAAGTTGATAAAGAAGGACTTGACCATATCGATCATAAATTATTAATCGGACTCATCGAGAAATTTAGAGGGGGTCCCGTAGGTTTAGATACGATCGCGGCTACCATTGGGGAAGAGTCTCACACAATAGAAGATGTTTATGAACCTTATTTATTACAAATTGGGTTTTTACAAAGGACTCCGCGGGGAAGAATGGTAACGAACCGTGTGTATAACCATTTTAATTTGGAGGTGCCCGACTATTGA
- a CDS encoding DUF2905 domain-containing protein: protein MNIPKLLVTIGVVLIIAGVLWQVGGRFISLGKLPGDIFIKRGNTTIYFPIVTSIIVSIVLSVILYLIGRFR from the coding sequence ATGAACATCCCGAAACTGCTCGTCACAATAGGAGTTGTTCTTATTATAGCCGGTGTCTTATGGCAAGTAGGTGGGCGGTTTATTTCATTGGGGAAGCTTCCAGGAGATATTTTTATTAAACGAGGGAACACGACGATCTATTTTCCCATCGTGACGTCTATTATTGTTAGTATCGTTTTATCGGTGATTTTGTATTTAATTGGTCGCTTTAGATAA
- a CDS encoding YhcN/YlaJ family sporulation lipoprotein encodes MKKWFLSLSAATMLVSGLAGCGGNANDTDEGAQQGFFRNQQNQQRNVEQQDGGGYLNKRQGMTGHYYGQNADQNFHQNRGRETERFGTRAANYGNPMTGYRTRARGMNRTQGFGRGITGNDRPGMVDNNGILNRFNANENRMGGYDNHQRYRMQGANKQQRQGMMQGSNQQQRQGMMQGQQHQRSQQGQGHQGQQGQHRGYYDGEDGHLAQRIANRVEDMDKVEDCRVIVNGDDIVIGVNTLDGDDQRVQQKIHRMTSDLDDHKDIYVSSDREQVDRIRGMDDRLRAGEPFDEVGATFNDMVQDLGRAIQRPFERSR; translated from the coding sequence ATGAAAAAATGGTTCTTAAGTTTATCAGCAGCTACGATGCTCGTCTCAGGCTTAGCAGGTTGCGGCGGTAACGCCAATGATACAGACGAAGGTGCCCAACAAGGATTTTTTAGAAACCAACAAAATCAGCAAAGAAATGTTGAACAACAAGATGGTGGAGGGTATTTAAACAAACGTCAAGGGATGACTGGTCACTATTATGGGCAAAATGCCGATCAGAACTTTCATCAAAACCGAGGGCGTGAGACAGAGCGTTTCGGGACAAGAGCTGCAAATTATGGTAATCCGATGACAGGTTACCGTACTAGAGCAAGAGGCATGAACCGTACACAAGGGTTTGGTAGAGGTATTACGGGTAATGACCGTCCTGGGATGGTTGATAACAATGGAATTTTAAACCGTTTCAATGCGAATGAAAACCGCATGGGCGGTTATGACAACCACCAGCGATACCGAATGCAGGGAGCAAACAAGCAACAACGTCAAGGCATGATGCAAGGGAGCAATCAGCAACAACGTCAAGGCATGATGCAAGGACAACAACATCAACGATCTCAACAGGGACAGGGTCACCAAGGTCAGCAAGGCCAACACCGTGGTTACTATGACGGAGAAGATGGTCACTTAGCTCAACGCATTGCTAATCGTGTAGAAGACATGGACAAGGTTGAAGATTGCCGTGTTATTGTAAATGGAGATGACATTGTGATCGGTGTTAATACATTAGATGGCGATGATCAAAGAGTTCAACAAAAAATTCATAGAATGACTTCAGATCTGGATGATCATAAAGACATTTATGTTTCTTCTGACAGAGAACAAGTAGACCGAATTCGTGGAATGGATGACCGTTTAAGAGCAGGGGAACCATTTGATGAAGTTGGAGCTACATTTAACGACATGGTTCAAGACTTAGGAAGAGCAATACAACGTCCTTTTGAAAGATCTCGATAA
- the tgt gene encoding tRNA guanosine(34) transglycosylase Tgt, producing the protein MSAITYEHIKTCKQSGARLGRVHTPHGSIETPVFMPVGTLATVKTMSPEELKDLGAEIILSNTYHLWLRPGHEIIKDAGGLHKFMNWDRPILTDSGGFQVFSLSDIRKITEEGVEFRNHLSGEKLFLTPEGSMEIQNALGPDIMMAFDECPPYPAEHDYMKASVERTSRWAERCLKAHKRPEDQGLFGIVQGGEYEDLRKQSAEDLVSLDFPGYAIGGLSVGEPKDVMNRALEFTTPLLPQNKPRYLMGVGSPDSLIDGAIRGVDMFDCVLPTRIARNGTLMTSEGRLVVRNAKYARDFRPLDENCDCHVCKNYTRAYIRHLVKCNETFGFRLTTYHNLYFLTNLMKKVRQSIREDRLLDFREEFFEQYGFNEENAKNF; encoded by the coding sequence ATGTCAGCGATCACATATGAACATATCAAGACTTGTAAACAATCAGGTGCTCGGTTAGGACGAGTTCATACACCACATGGCTCGATTGAAACACCGGTATTTATGCCTGTAGGTACGTTAGCAACGGTGAAAACGATGAGTCCTGAAGAATTAAAGGATTTAGGTGCCGAGATTATTTTAAGCAACACTTATCATTTATGGCTAAGACCAGGTCACGAAATCATTAAAGATGCCGGTGGCCTTCATAAATTTATGAATTGGGACCGTCCGATTTTAACTGATTCAGGCGGGTTTCAAGTGTTCAGTTTAAGTGATATTAGAAAAATTACTGAGGAAGGTGTAGAGTTCCGAAATCATTTAAGTGGAGAAAAACTTTTCTTAACGCCTGAAGGCTCTATGGAAATACAAAATGCACTTGGGCCAGATATTATGATGGCCTTTGACGAATGTCCACCTTACCCTGCTGAACATGATTATATGAAAGCTTCTGTCGAGCGAACAAGCCGCTGGGCTGAACGTTGCTTGAAGGCACACAAAAGGCCGGAAGATCAAGGTCTCTTTGGCATTGTTCAAGGTGGGGAATATGAGGATTTAAGAAAACAAAGTGCAGAAGACTTAGTTTCATTAGATTTTCCTGGTTATGCTATTGGAGGCCTATCGGTTGGGGAACCCAAAGACGTTATGAACCGCGCATTGGAATTCACAACGCCATTACTACCACAAAATAAACCCCGTTATCTCATGGGGGTAGGTTCACCTGATTCATTAATTGACGGAGCTATTCGTGGGGTGGATATGTTCGACTGCGTGTTGCCGACACGAATTGCCCGTAATGGTACGCTAATGACTAGCGAAGGGCGGTTGGTTGTGCGGAATGCAAAATATGCTCGGGACTTCCGACCCCTTGATGAAAACTGTGACTGTCATGTGTGTAAGAACTACACTCGTGCATACATTCGCCACCTTGTAAAATGCAATGAAACATTTGGATTTCGTCTAACGACGTACCACAATTTATATTTCTTAACTAACCTCATGAAGAAGGTCCGTCAATCGATTCGTGAGGACCGCCTTCTTGATTTTAGAGAAGAATTTTTTGAACAATATGGATTTAATGAGGAAAACGCCAAAAACTTTTAG